TTTTACCGAATTTCCACACTTGTCACAGATCTTTTCACTTTCAGGATACTTGCCATGGACACACGAGTATCCAGGGAACCAAATTCCATGATAACTTTACTAAGTCTAGGTCCTCAGTCAAATTAgtaatttttgaacatttatctGAACTTAGTTATATCACTATGGTTAACTAGTAGTATATAAGGAAATGAATTTATTTCTTGCAGTGAAAATGTATATCCAATctatgttgcttggactcttcaaaaatgtcgacGGGTGTgtgtcggatcctccaaaaacAGTGTATTTTTGAAGGATCTGACATGGGTGCggcaacatttttggagagtccaaGCAACTTAGTATCCAATGTCATGGAATGATAAGTAAGAAGATACAAGGAGACATCACCTTTCCAAGCGTATTTGCTGATAAAGGGGCAATAACCATGATATCAGCCCACCTACGGAGCTCAATGTGTAGCACACCATCACCCACCTTCTTCCAAACGGACCATTCATCATCATCTGTATAAAGGTCGACGTTTCTTGGAAATGACCCTATGTCTATGAATGGAAGAGAAGCTTTTGTTGCAACTGCTTTGACTTCTGCCCATTCAGAAAAGCATTGACAtagatttgaaaatttgataGCTGCCACACTTCCACTTGCAGCTAGCAGAATCCGAGGTTTACGTGAAGCATATTCAGGCTCCATGCTTCCTATAACCTGTAAAAGtcagaattaattttctaattgtATCAAGAGAAAAACAATAATTATGAGTGTGGCACCTATGAGAGAGAGAAACAAGTAGATACAACATAGATCACTAGCAAAATTTGACAACCTTATATATCTATATTGCCATTCAGTCGAGATAGCATTTCCCATTTTTAATGACTTTGATTACGATGCCATGACTTCGTATCACTAAGATTTGCAAACAAAGGCTTCATACCTTcatttacaataataataagaacaacAGCTATCCCTTTATGCAGAGTACAGTGATTGAGAGAAATGTCATGTAAACGAACCAACTTTACATAGTAAAGAACCATTCGTTATAAGAATTAGGAAAGATTAATGAGGCAAATAGTCACTCTGCTTCCTATCACCACAGAATCTTCAAGTCTTCTGCAATATTACTATTCACTGCAACATGGTTTAGTACAAAGGAAATCCCATCGATGGTTTAGTACCACATAATTGGAGCATATcacaaaatccaaaaataacGTAGTGTGTATAAAAAAGATACATGTAGATATTTGTACTGCtgtccaaatatatatatgtatattgtgcTAAATATTGGAATCTAATAGAACAAAAACCTACAAGCCTTTTTTGTCAGATTCTTTAGTTAGATCACACCACAACATTTGCTAATCCTACATAATACGTACGCAAAGCTAATATTATTGACTCTGCTTTACTttagtatttttcttttcttgaaacAGTTCACTTTGTGCACTGTTTTCAAAAATGACATTCATTTAGAGATTTTGGTTTACTATTCGAATCCTAAATTTCTAAGAGTGATCGAACTGAAATCATCTGCTCATCTTACAAGTGGACTTCAcattacaactctcaaaacccattatttattataaGACCTTTGATGCCCCTAGTAaaatcttttacattagcctttacctagaacaaagaagaaaaaagacatAACAGTGTCTCTTAGGTCTTAACACAAAACTGTAGACCAATCCCAAAATGAAAAGACTCAAACCTCGCGTACGGACCAAACCAGCAGCtaccttttttatatatataaacaagcTATTGAATCCCCTTGACTtagcttcaatttttttataaagtaataagTTCATTAGAAAAGGGAAAAAGCTCACCCGTAAACAAGAAGTATACCAGAACTCCAGAAGTAGAAAACCTTACAAGAGGACATGGTTTCTACAAATAACACCCACTCATCTATACATGTAGGAATCCCATGGGTGCACCAAaatgaaataaggaaaaatagGTCATTCCTCAAGTGTAAAAAGCCTTTCTCTACTCCCTCAAAAGCTCTTCTATTTCTCTCTCGCCATATGATCCACAGAAGTCCTAGAGGATTAACATCCCATTCCCCTTGACTTAGTTTCATATCTTAGGCATGACACTTTTACATTTCTTTTAGTCCCCGTGATAAATTTTTAGCTCCG
This portion of the Solanum pennellii chromosome 12, SPENNV200 genome encodes:
- the LOC107006770 gene encoding probable phosphopantothenoylcysteine decarboxylase, which translates into the protein MEPEYASRKPRILLAASGSVAAIKFSNLCQCFSEWAEVKAVATKASLPFIDIGSFPRNVDLYTDDDEWSVWKKVGDGVLHIELRRWADIMVIAPLSANTLGKIAGGLCDNLLTCIVRAWDYKKPFFVAPAMNSFMWYNPFTERHLMTIDELGIALIPPVSKRLPSGDYVNGAMEEPSFIFSTVRLFVKSRSQSGGSGS